The Haloarcula pelagica genome includes a region encoding these proteins:
- a CDS encoding CBS domain-containing protein, which produces MYTIADLPIENTLQTVKYDLGLESALRRMFENSYTQIGVERDSELVGIVTYRSVVRTLLAFQRLEVGHKTLDKISVGAAVEDAHTISEDENLLAVFDSLAEYTYIVVNRDDEWRILTDYDLLTRLKQMLEPFLLIESIEMQLREIFTRVFGDALSEQLAETFDEEHPLPTPASIEHCSYAHYAQFISIHWAEFESLFDDQQDVIRELVLGIGDMRNQLFHFRVDDPDEFDRDLLRFGQSYFSSV; this is translated from the coding sequence ATGTACACAATCGCTGACCTGCCCATCGAGAACACCCTCCAGACCGTCAAATATGACCTCGGGCTCGAATCGGCGCTTCGTCGGATGTTCGAGAACAGCTACACCCAGATTGGTGTCGAACGTGACAGCGAACTCGTCGGGATTGTCACCTACAGGTCCGTGGTCCGGACCCTCCTTGCATTCCAGCGGCTGGAGGTCGGACACAAAACGCTCGACAAGATCTCGGTCGGAGCGGCCGTCGAAGATGCACACACCATCAGTGAAGACGAGAACCTTCTTGCCGTATTCGATTCACTCGCAGAGTATACGTACATCGTGGTAAATCGAGATGACGAGTGGCGGATTCTGACCGACTACGACCTCCTGACGCGACTGAAACAGATGCTCGAGCCATTCCTGTTGATCGAGTCCATCGAGATGCAGTTGCGCGAGATTTTCACGCGGGTGTTCGGTGATGCGCTGTCGGAGCAGCTGGCCGAAACGTTCGACGAGGAACACCCACTGCCAACGCCAGCGTCGATCGAGCACTGTAGTTACGCACACTATGCCCAATTCATCTCGATTCACTGGGCAGAATTCGAATCACTCTTCGATGATCAACAGGATGTAATTCGCGAGCTAGTGCTTGGAATCGGGGATATGCGAAATCAGCTCTTCCACTTTCGAGTCGACGACCCGGACGAATTTGACCGAGATCTGCTTCGCTTCGGTCAGTCGTACTTCTCCTCAGTGTAA
- a CDS encoding mechanosensitive ion channel family protein — MAVVAAAVIVGAVIWFLGKRLRTRLRTENAEVVRAGPLLVVASVAAVVLVLRWNAAGTALSVVGVLEFGIEAGVRLLLTILLFVAAYTVTRILKRFLLGSGSSKHRVTSDHQRRVSYYVTQVVIYVFAVFGTFSLWGVQLSDLLLGAGVLGIVLGFAAQETLGSILAGFILMLSRPFAIGDWVRIGDHEGFITEITINNVRLRNLDGEHVVLPNEAVNNRTIINRSIEGKLRLRVEVGIDYDVDPDHAEAVALDALTELEEIMTQPAPQVLPARFDDSAVILELRFWVDKTDSTTEMASHASRHPQCQGRVPTGGNQDPVPAT, encoded by the coding sequence GTGGCAGTAGTCGCTGCAGCAGTCATCGTCGGTGCTGTGATCTGGTTCCTGGGAAAACGCCTGAGAACCCGACTTCGAACGGAGAACGCCGAAGTCGTCCGGGCGGGACCCCTCCTGGTTGTGGCAAGCGTCGCCGCCGTCGTCTTGGTGCTCCGATGGAATGCGGCTGGGACCGCACTCTCGGTCGTTGGTGTGCTTGAATTCGGTATCGAGGCTGGTGTCCGCCTCCTACTTACGATACTCCTGTTCGTCGCCGCGTACACCGTCACCCGTATCCTGAAGCGGTTCCTCCTCGGCAGTGGCAGCTCGAAACACCGCGTCACGTCCGACCACCAGCGTCGGGTCAGCTACTACGTCACTCAAGTCGTGATCTACGTTTTCGCCGTATTCGGAACGTTCTCACTGTGGGGTGTCCAGCTAAGCGATCTTCTGCTAGGAGCCGGCGTCCTGGGTATCGTGCTGGGGTTTGCGGCCCAGGAGACGCTCGGATCGATCCTCGCGGGGTTTATCCTCATGCTCTCGCGCCCGTTCGCCATCGGGGACTGGGTCCGAATCGGCGATCACGAGGGATTCATCACCGAGATCACCATCAACAACGTCCGCCTCCGTAATCTCGACGGCGAACACGTTGTGCTCCCGAACGAAGCCGTGAACAATCGAACGATCATCAATCGCAGTATCGAAGGAAAACTTCGGCTCCGGGTCGAAGTCGGGATCGATTACGACGTTGATCCCGACCATGCCGAAGCTGTCGCTCTGGACGCACTCACGGAACTCGAGGAGATCATGACTCAGCCCGCCCCGCAAGTACTCCCGGCTCGATTCGACGATTCAGCCGTGATACTCGAACTGCGATTCTGGGTCGACAAAACCGACTCCACAACGGAAATGGCGAGCCACGCAAGTCGTCATCCACAATGTCAAGGCCGCGTTCCGACGGGAGGGAATCAAGATCCCGTTCCCGCAACGTGA